The following proteins come from a genomic window of Paenibacillus wynnii:
- a CDS encoding DUF6138 family protein, with protein MNKAAESILNEIWTQLLMIYKKEKERIDSLKGLSPLHSGIMDYVRVSFIKSTSYSTTDQIALDIYIPLSFSDDSYKVDADPNMEELSDDILINEFYPALRARMDQIFTSDEYSEHFFGYQLQLVLECKRETSSLLHQEYLRNEVKLDKLKQQLSRFIETKVWKDLPVLPSDKDEFFFSRHLMNPDLMEQDPAVIEPLIHRLNEKLITNHKHREKWLYTYVSAFKEWAEEQFLDQYFERTGNFGIERTLLPDDKRPALQPREMDFFLYTALHIGQIEPVTRKLYLELAVQLDSEQASAYLTKGSGHFEAGHAGSLMSGKANDIMQSIEIRINSEEEAAYREALEYICDLLRQGFPKAYQLKLKSTEKHWLPVKTLAKSNLHQFFANSLQYEALFPLLAEYAELAMKEFAWYGDVESGIKSVMPGTYAVFGLGLVSDTYFPLVRRYMELVDSEHQSAQDGYAEAFVESHGLNAGGMHTFVSILLGGNDLAKPVKGIAINTAELADALILALEDKADHQRDFINYRIFGSEKKLIAVLKQAESPLKERLEVLMKKSGTQITR; from the coding sequence ATGAATAAAGCAGCCGAAAGTATATTAAATGAGATCTGGACACAATTGCTAATGATTTATAAGAAAGAAAAAGAGAGAATTGACAGCTTAAAAGGGCTGAGTCCGCTGCACTCAGGAATTATGGATTACGTTAGGGTGAGCTTCATCAAAAGCACATCCTACTCGACTACAGATCAGATTGCCCTCGATATCTACATTCCCCTTTCCTTCAGTGATGACTCCTATAAAGTAGATGCCGATCCTAATATGGAGGAGTTAAGTGATGACATCCTGATCAACGAGTTTTACCCTGCGCTGCGGGCCCGTATGGATCAGATTTTCACATCCGATGAATACAGTGAGCACTTTTTTGGGTATCAGCTGCAGCTTGTACTGGAGTGTAAAAGAGAGACTTCCTCTCTGCTGCACCAGGAATATCTTCGCAATGAAGTTAAGCTGGATAAGTTGAAGCAACAGTTGAGCCGATTTATAGAAACCAAAGTGTGGAAAGATCTACCGGTACTTCCTTCAGACAAGGACGAGTTCTTTTTTTCCAGACACTTAATGAACCCAGACCTGATGGAGCAAGACCCAGCAGTTATCGAACCTCTAATTCACCGTCTTAACGAAAAACTTATCACGAACCATAAACACAGAGAAAAATGGTTGTACACTTACGTGTCTGCATTTAAAGAATGGGCCGAGGAGCAGTTCCTGGACCAATATTTTGAACGTACCGGGAATTTCGGAATTGAACGTACGCTGCTGCCTGATGATAAACGCCCGGCCCTTCAGCCGCGTGAGATGGATTTTTTCCTGTATACTGCTCTGCACATTGGACAAATAGAGCCGGTTACACGCAAACTTTATCTGGAACTCGCCGTACAGCTCGATTCAGAACAAGCGTCAGCCTATCTGACAAAGGGCAGCGGTCATTTTGAAGCGGGGCATGCAGGAAGTCTGATGTCAGGAAAGGCCAACGATATTATGCAGAGTATCGAGATTCGGATAAATTCCGAAGAAGAAGCAGCTTATCGAGAAGCGCTAGAGTATATTTGTGATCTTCTGCGGCAGGGCTTCCCCAAGGCGTATCAGTTAAAGCTGAAGAGCACGGAGAAACATTGGCTTCCGGTTAAAACCCTGGCCAAATCCAATCTGCATCAGTTTTTTGCAAACTCGCTTCAGTATGAAGCTCTCTTCCCATTGCTTGCGGAATATGCCGAGCTTGCGATGAAGGAATTTGCCTGGTACGGAGATGTAGAAAGCGGTATAAAGTCCGTGATGCCCGGAACGTATGCCGTTTTTGGACTTGGATTGGTTAGTGATACCTACTTCCCGCTCGTTCGCCGTTATATGGAGTTAGTCGATAGTGAACATCAGTCCGCGCAGGACGGTTATGCAGAGGCTTTTGTAGAGAGTCATGGATTGAATGCCGGGGGCATGCATACCTTCGTCTCCATTCTTCTTGGCGGCAACGATTTGGCTAAACCGGTAAAGGGCATTGCGATAAATACAGCGGAGCTGGCGGATGCCCTTATTCTAGCGCTTGAAGACAAAGCAGATCACCAGCGGGATTTCATCAACTATCGGATTTTCGGCAGTGAGAAGAAACTTATAGCAGTACTGAAGCAGGCAGAATCCCCTCTAAAAGAGCGCCTGGAAGTGCTGATGAAGAAATCAGGAACGCAAATCACGCGTTAG
- a CDS encoding S8 family serine peptidase, with amino-acid sequence MRKNTGTLLVSSILSVVLLLNTGAAYANTSQDEAQQEVIITYHNNQGKETILEDSVEIQHVFQTIPAVSATVTSADLKELIDDPNIAYIERNVPFTITAEEYTTASAATIPAEQSQWGFQAVKPTKLWEKGYTGTGVKVAVIDSGLYAHPELSVAGGISTVDYTTSYTDDNGHGTHVAGIIAAKSNNGGMVGIAPDVLLYAVKSMDANGDGNLQDVLEGIDWAIQNHMDIINLSLGTTYSSNSLKDIVDQAYAAGIIMVGSAGNSGAGTNTITYPAKYDSVIAVSAMDVNQARGDFSSTGPENEISAPGVGIISTASGGGYAKTSGTSQAAPHITGMLALLKQEHPLLSNVQLREEIRRYAIDLGAPGRDDEFGYGFATFAKEFDVTAPAEVSDLTVSEVTAKTATVTWINPQDADFAKVNLYANGVFAGEGSGIAYTFTGLTPHTDYNLQAKTVDTTGNVSAGQNVMTATLAEVPPIDTTTPTEPTIDLTAPGEVSTLGVVDATYASIQLRWTNPLDADFAKVKIFVDGEFVDETTKADYNLTGLTSDTVYNIVIKTLDSTGNSSVGAALQARTLAAVPLVTAPDSVIPTPLPDVPSLPANITLPPTGGSAVILPPDAQVAELKKAKASLDEAKKLLTMISYFEAKYDINALSDADKQNQFQQELDHLKLELGAKALLAKNEVRPSVPINVSVQAAMKSESYKYIDVSSIKPGENVFVVDSKGEVVTDLQVYVLWNRIFVKPVSGSFVSKGMYTLIIDKTVKGKPAMNSSQSYSLSNPLTLDFTTR; translated from the coding sequence ATGAGAAAGAACACGGGTACACTTTTAGTCTCATCCATTTTATCCGTTGTCCTACTCCTTAATACTGGAGCGGCATATGCGAATACAAGTCAAGACGAAGCCCAGCAGGAAGTTATTATTACCTACCATAATAATCAGGGAAAAGAGACGATTCTCGAGGACAGTGTTGAAATCCAACATGTATTTCAGACGATTCCAGCCGTTTCTGCCACGGTAACAAGTGCCGATCTTAAGGAACTTATAGACGATCCCAATATTGCTTATATTGAACGAAATGTCCCCTTTACGATTACTGCAGAAGAGTATACAACGGCATCGGCAGCAACGATACCGGCAGAACAATCCCAGTGGGGCTTCCAAGCGGTTAAGCCCACAAAGTTGTGGGAGAAAGGTTATACCGGAACAGGTGTCAAAGTGGCCGTGATTGATTCCGGCCTTTATGCCCACCCGGAACTTTCCGTTGCAGGTGGCATTTCTACCGTTGATTACACAACCTCTTATACGGATGATAACGGGCATGGTACGCATGTGGCCGGGATCATCGCTGCCAAAAGCAATAACGGAGGCATGGTAGGTATCGCACCGGACGTGCTGCTCTATGCTGTTAAATCTATGGACGCTAATGGTGACGGCAATTTGCAGGATGTATTGGAAGGAATCGATTGGGCGATTCAGAACCATATGGATATTATTAATTTATCGCTGGGAACCACGTATTCATCCAATTCTCTCAAAGATATAGTGGATCAAGCCTATGCGGCAGGCATCATTATGGTAGGCTCGGCAGGCAACAGCGGAGCTGGAACAAACACAATCACCTACCCCGCCAAGTATGACAGCGTGATTGCCGTTTCAGCGATGGATGTGAATCAGGCCCGCGGTGATTTTTCTTCAACAGGTCCGGAGAATGAAATCTCCGCGCCGGGCGTTGGTATTATTTCAACGGCTTCCGGAGGAGGTTATGCCAAGACAAGCGGCACCTCCCAAGCAGCTCCACATATTACAGGTATGCTTGCTCTACTGAAGCAGGAACATCCGTTGTTATCCAATGTACAACTCCGTGAAGAGATACGGAGATATGCTATCGATTTGGGAGCACCCGGACGCGATGATGAGTTTGGTTATGGTTTTGCGACGTTTGCTAAAGAGTTTGACGTCACTGCACCTGCCGAGGTTAGCGATCTAACGGTTAGTGAAGTTACAGCAAAAACCGCAACAGTCACATGGATAAATCCGCAAGATGCCGATTTTGCCAAAGTTAATCTATACGCCAATGGAGTTTTTGCGGGTGAGGGTTCCGGCATCGCCTATACTTTCACAGGACTCACTCCGCATACAGATTATAATCTTCAAGCCAAAACCGTGGATACAACAGGCAATGTCTCAGCAGGCCAAAATGTGATGACTGCAACCTTGGCTGAAGTGCCACCTATAGACACAACTACACCAACAGAACCTACTATAGATCTTACTGCTCCTGGGGAGGTGTCTACACTGGGGGTTGTGGACGCCACTTATGCCTCCATTCAGCTTCGTTGGACGAATCCTTTAGATGCCGATTTTGCCAAGGTTAAGATATTTGTAGATGGAGAATTTGTGGATGAGACGACTAAAGCAGATTATAATCTGACAGGCCTGACCTCGGATACTGTATATAACATAGTTATTAAAACATTGGATTCCACTGGGAATTCATCTGTAGGTGCTGCACTTCAGGCAAGAACGCTAGCGGCAGTCCCACTTGTCACCGCTCCTGACTCGGTAATTCCGACACCGCTTCCCGATGTGCCCTCATTGCCGGCAAACATTACCCTCCCTCCAACAGGAGGAAGTGCGGTCATTTTACCTCCGGATGCACAAGTGGCTGAATTGAAGAAAGCCAAAGCATCTCTGGATGAAGCAAAGAAGTTGTTGACCATGATTTCCTACTTCGAAGCAAAGTATGACATAAACGCCCTATCTGACGCGGATAAGCAGAATCAATTCCAACAAGAATTGGATCATCTCAAGCTTGAACTAGGTGCGAAGGCGCTTTTGGCGAAAAATGAGGTTCGTCCTTCCGTTCCTATTAATGTCAGTGTCCAAGCAGCAATGAAGAGTGAAAGTTACAAGTATATCGATGTATCTTCCATTAAACCGGGTGAGAACGTTTTTGTTGTGGACAGCAAAGGTGAAGTGGTCACGGATCTTCAGGTGTATGTTTTGTGGAACCGCATCTTCGTCAAGCCTGTGAGTGGTTCATTCGTTTCCAAAGGAATGTATACCCTCATCATTGATAAGACCGTTAAAGGCAAACCGGCGATGAATTCATCCCAGTCCTATTCTCTTAGCAACCCGCTTACTCTAGACTTTACGACTCGATAG
- a CDS encoding S-layer homology domain-containing protein: protein MNSRALAKVVLAAALLVSFYGISGVRDVKAADLVSTSFSDVQANQWYASTIQWGISQNMVKGYADGTFKPNKTVTEAEFLALLIRAFEPNLSNNGENHWANPYYIRAKQLNYPVKSYTLMASRKEVILRTQVAELISAAEGVHFSGDDAIHYLLAFGLANGSDPAKLSIQSFGGLNKLTRAEALQFVKNLYENGVGGLLTRPAEATDPRDIPAI, encoded by the coding sequence ATGAATAGTAGAGCACTGGCAAAGGTAGTTCTTGCAGCAGCACTCCTCGTATCTTTTTACGGAATATCAGGAGTTCGAGACGTAAAGGCAGCGGATTTGGTGAGCACGTCATTCTCCGATGTTCAAGCAAACCAATGGTATGCTTCCACCATTCAGTGGGGCATTTCGCAAAACATGGTGAAGGGCTATGCGGATGGCACCTTTAAACCGAACAAGACGGTTACCGAAGCAGAGTTCCTGGCTTTGTTAATTCGTGCCTTTGAGCCTAACCTAAGTAATAACGGAGAAAATCATTGGGCTAACCCTTACTATATTAGAGCAAAACAGTTGAACTACCCTGTAAAAAGCTATACCCTTATGGCTTCGAGAAAGGAGGTCATTTTGCGTACACAAGTAGCTGAACTCATCTCCGCTGCGGAGGGTGTTCATTTCAGCGGAGATGATGCAATTCATTACCTGCTTGCCTTTGGGTTAGCTAATGGCAGTGATCCCGCTAAACTATCCATCCAAAGCTTCGGCGGATTGAACAAGCTTACTCGTGCGGAAGCCTTGCAGTTTGTAAAGAATCTTTATGAGAACGGGGTTGGCGGCTTACTGACCAGACCCGCAGAAGCAACAGACCCGCGCGATATCCCGGCAATATAA
- a CDS encoding carbohydrate ABC transporter permease — protein MRRKGVNYSKYGYIFTFPFVLAFLIFSLYPILYTAVIGFTDMQGLIPKPIHILDDPFANFKQLLFENVSFRKSLINTGWLWIVNFVPQILLALLLTAWFTNRRLNIKGQGVFKVLLYMPNIITASTIAVLFSTLFAYPMGPINSLFQMLGWTDGPIFFLQDKTTARGIVAFIQFWMWYGNTMIILIAGVMGINPALFESAAIDGANGFQTFFRITLPSLRTILLFTLITSMVGGLTMFDIPQLFLAGGPDDSTLTTSMFIYGQAFKGSYMYNRAAAASMIMFLITAVLSGLLFYVMRDRDAARLKKADKMNRKAAQAANAQGGATYGKN, from the coding sequence ATGCGCCGCAAAGGTGTGAACTATTCGAAATACGGCTATATTTTTACCTTTCCGTTTGTACTTGCATTTCTAATTTTTTCGTTGTACCCCATTCTATACACCGCAGTTATCGGGTTCACCGATATGCAGGGGTTAATACCAAAACCGATTCATATTCTGGATGACCCGTTTGCAAACTTCAAACAACTTCTCTTTGAGAACGTATCGTTCAGGAAGTCTTTGATCAACACAGGGTGGCTCTGGATTGTCAACTTTGTTCCTCAGATCCTTCTTGCGCTCTTGCTGACCGCATGGTTCACGAACAGGCGTCTCAACATAAAGGGACAGGGAGTTTTCAAGGTTCTTCTCTATATGCCTAATATTATCACTGCAAGTACGATCGCCGTGCTTTTCAGCACGTTGTTTGCCTATCCGATGGGTCCCATAAACAGTTTGTTTCAAATGTTGGGATGGACCGATGGACCGATTTTCTTTCTACAGGACAAGACGACAGCTCGAGGCATAGTGGCGTTCATCCAGTTCTGGATGTGGTATGGAAACACTATGATCATCCTTATCGCAGGCGTTATGGGCATAAATCCAGCTCTTTTCGAATCTGCGGCGATTGATGGTGCCAACGGTTTTCAAACGTTCTTCCGCATCACACTGCCGAGTCTTCGTACCATATTACTGTTCACGCTGATTACATCGATGGTCGGAGGTTTAACCATGTTTGATATTCCGCAGCTGTTCCTGGCAGGCGGACCGGATGACTCCACTCTAACCACGTCCATGTTTATCTACGGGCAAGCGTTCAAGGGCAGCTATATGTATAATCGTGCTGCAGCCGCAAGTATGATCATGTTCTTGATCACGGCGGTATTGTCTGGATTGCTGTTCTACGTGATGCGCGACCGCGATGCTGCAAGATTGAAAAAAGCGGATAAGATGAATAGAAAAGCTGCCCAAGCAGCAAACGCGCAGGGAGGTGCAACCTATGGAAAAAATTAA
- a CDS encoding NUDIX hydrolase, producing MSKLILINQYREPIESYTIQLPGGGVKQGEDLEFAARRELKEETGIDCGRVYYLGNILPASWRSNEVTHVYYTDEIVSYSEQQLEGHEEIEVIRMSIQDCIDGIKENRLNDSELCYGILQAILKGFISLPEMR from the coding sequence ATCTCAAAGTTAATACTCATTAACCAATATCGAGAACCCATTGAGTCATATACCATTCAACTTCCAGGTGGAGGCGTAAAGCAAGGCGAGGATTTAGAGTTTGCGGCAAGAAGAGAACTTAAGGAAGAGACGGGTATTGATTGCGGCAGAGTATATTACTTAGGAAATATATTACCTGCATCTTGGAGGAGTAATGAGGTAACACATGTGTATTATACTGACGAAATTGTGAGTTATTCTGAACAACAACTCGAAGGACATGAAGAAATTGAAGTCATAAGAATGAGTATCCAGGATTGTATTGATGGGATAAAAGAAAATAGATTGAATGATTCAGAGTTATGTTATGGCATATTGCAGGCGATACTCAAGGGGTTTATTAGTTTACCAGAGATGAGATAA
- a CDS encoding carbohydrate ABC transporter permease, translating to MEKIKESGSVNRKISKTIIYIVCISLALLSILPFWIMFINATRSTPEIQSGLSLFPSTHMMSNLRVLLDKSFDPLQGFMNSLIISSSATICTVYFSSLAAYGLVTYSWKLQKPFFTFILCVMMVPSQASAIGFYQFMYKLHWTNSFWPLILPAIAAPAVVFFMRQYLLATLSIEIVEASRVDGSGEFFTFNRIILPLMMPAVATQAIFAFVGNWNNLFMPLILLTQKEKYTMPIMVSLLRGDIYKTEFGSIYMGLALTALPLFVVYFLLSRYIIAGVALGGVKE from the coding sequence ATGGAAAAAATTAAGGAAAGTGGAAGTGTTAATCGAAAGATAAGTAAAACGATTATCTATATCGTCTGCATCTCTTTGGCGTTGCTCAGCATCCTTCCGTTTTGGATTATGTTTATAAACGCTACGCGCTCTACACCGGAAATTCAAAGCGGTCTATCACTGTTTCCTTCGACCCATATGATGAGCAACCTGCGTGTACTGCTCGATAAGAGCTTTGATCCCCTTCAAGGGTTCATGAACTCGTTGATTATCTCCAGTTCAGCTACTATATGTACGGTTTATTTCTCTTCCTTGGCGGCCTATGGACTCGTGACTTATAGCTGGAAGCTGCAAAAGCCATTCTTTACCTTTATTTTGTGCGTGATGATGGTTCCTTCCCAGGCAAGTGCCATCGGTTTCTATCAGTTCATGTATAAGCTGCATTGGACCAATAGCTTTTGGCCGCTGATTCTACCAGCAATTGCTGCACCGGCCGTGGTGTTCTTCATGCGACAATATCTGCTCGCAACTTTATCGATAGAGATCGTAGAGGCCTCGCGCGTAGACGGTTCTGGTGAATTCTTCACCTTTAACCGGATTATCCTGCCGCTAATGATGCCGGCAGTGGCGACACAGGCTATCTTTGCCTTTGTAGGAAACTGGAACAACCTGTTCATGCCGCTGATTCTGTTGACACAGAAGGAAAAATATACGATGCCGATCATGGTAAGCTTGCTTCGAGGGGATATTTACAAGACGGAGTTCGGCTCGATCTATATGGGGTTGGCCTTGACGGCTTTACCGCTGTTTGTGGTTTACTTCCTGTTATCCCGATATATTATCGCAGGCGTAGCACTTGGAGGCGTCAAAGAATAA
- a CDS encoding glycoside hydrolase family 43 protein, giving the protein MSVHNEPIVTHLYTADPSAHVFEGKLYIYPSHDVDHDGPTNDNGDQYAMEDYHVLSLDNPASPCVDHGVALHIRDVPWASKQMWAPDAAYRRGTYYLFFPARDKDGIFRIGVATAASPAGPFQAQESYIEGSYSIDPAVFVDEDERAYMYFGGLWGGQLEKWHTGSFQPDAAEKNPEEPAYGPRVAELSEDMLSFKSAPQEIAIVDEEGNPLLAGDEDRRYFEGPWMHKYMGKYYLSYSTGTTHKIVYAVSDNPSGPFVFQGTILNPVVGWTTHHSIVEFNDKWYLFYHDASLSGGVDHKRCVKFTELHYEEDGKIRTVSL; this is encoded by the coding sequence ATGTCAGTGCATAATGAGCCGATAGTTACCCATCTTTATACAGCCGATCCCTCCGCTCATGTATTTGAGGGCAAGCTGTATATTTACCCATCTCATGATGTCGACCATGATGGACCCACGAACGATAATGGTGACCAATATGCAATGGAAGATTATCATGTGTTATCTTTGGACAATCCAGCGTCCCCTTGTGTGGATCACGGGGTAGCGCTTCATATCCGGGATGTGCCTTGGGCTTCGAAGCAAATGTGGGCGCCCGACGCTGCGTACCGGAGGGGGACATATTACTTGTTTTTCCCGGCTCGGGACAAGGATGGGATCTTCCGTATCGGAGTGGCTACAGCAGCTTCTCCAGCCGGCCCTTTTCAGGCTCAAGAGAGCTATATCGAAGGCAGCTACAGCATTGATCCCGCCGTATTTGTGGATGAGGATGAAAGAGCCTATATGTATTTCGGAGGCTTATGGGGCGGACAATTAGAAAAATGGCACACCGGCTCGTTCCAACCGGATGCGGCGGAGAAAAACCCTGAGGAACCAGCTTACGGCCCTCGGGTGGCGGAACTGAGCGAAGACATGTTGTCTTTCAAATCAGCCCCGCAGGAAATCGCCATTGTAGATGAAGAAGGGAACCCACTCCTTGCGGGTGATGAAGACAGAAGATATTTCGAAGGCCCATGGATGCACAAGTATATGGGGAAATATTATTTGTCGTACTCCACAGGCACGACTCATAAAATCGTCTACGCGGTGAGCGACAATCCAAGCGGACCCTTTGTCTTTCAAGGAACCATTCTGAATCCGGTTGTTGGCTGGACGACCCACCATTCCATCGTGGAATTTAACGATAAGTGGTATCTGTTCTACCATGACGCGTCCTTGTCGGGAGGCGTTGACCACAAACGCTGTGTCAAGTTTACGGAGCTCCATTATGAAGAAGATGGAAAGATCCGGACGGTATCCCTCTAA
- a CDS encoding TetR/AcrR family transcriptional regulator has translation MPKIVDPTEKKTHIAKATWRVILEQGVKGATVRNIAKEAGLSLGALRHYFSTQDELLAYAMNLVKDRATARIEKIGISDLPPKEKVIRILLELVPVDDIKMAEMEVWFAFTFHRKYAEEQLDTQHEGFFSEMGSLIEFLDQHQLLRKDLDKEMTSEHLYALVDGLALHALLEPERLDRKRVADVLTHHINSICRIEKE, from the coding sequence ATGCCAAAAATTGTAGATCCCACGGAGAAAAAAACTCATATCGCTAAAGCCACATGGCGGGTCATCCTGGAACAGGGGGTGAAGGGGGCGACTGTCAGAAATATCGCTAAAGAGGCGGGGTTGTCATTGGGGGCCTTGCGCCACTATTTCTCTACCCAAGATGAACTGCTAGCCTATGCCATGAATCTCGTGAAGGATCGGGCCACTGCCCGAATTGAGAAGATTGGGATTAGCGACTTACCGCCAAAAGAAAAAGTCATTCGGATTTTGCTCGAACTTGTGCCTGTAGATGATATTAAAATGGCTGAAATGGAGGTGTGGTTCGCCTTCACCTTTCATCGTAAATATGCAGAGGAACAGCTTGATACACAGCACGAAGGTTTTTTTAGCGAAATGGGCAGTTTAATCGAATTTTTGGACCAGCATCAATTGTTGAGAAAAGATCTGGATAAGGAAATGACCTCTGAACATTTGTATGCCTTAGTCGATGGATTGGCGTTGCATGCTTTGCTTGAACCCGAGCGCTTGGATCGAAAGCGTGTCGCCGATGTTTTAACTCATCATATTAATTCAATTTGCAGGATTGAAAAGGAATAA